From a single Miscanthus floridulus cultivar M001 chromosome 8, ASM1932011v1, whole genome shotgun sequence genomic region:
- the LOC136474597 gene encoding dolichyl pyrophosphate Glc1Man9GlcNAc2 alpha-1,3-glucosyltransferase-like, whose translation MAYTTSPSTSTAAAVAWAFAAATCVKLLLVPTYRSTDFDVHRYWLALTHALPARQWYTDASSQWTLDYPPFFAYFSRLLSLPAPLVDATLVSVPVPDAPPFAHLLYLRLTVVFSDFLLLWSVLLLARDARRKQRPFLALALVLWSPALLAVDHVHFQYNGFLMGLLLLSLHFLEQGWDLTGGVVFACLLCSKHLFLVAAPMYFMYLFRHYCCGRGVVKGLGRLALMGSGVAVVFAAAFAPFVYYGQMQQLINRLFPFGRGLCHAYWAPNFWVFYIILDKILAFLLRRLGFNIAIPEASFTGGLVGDSSPFAVLPKVTPIATFLLVILAMAPCLIKAFSNPQPKHIIRWVSYACTCGFMFGWHVHEKASLHFTIPLALIAMDSLSDARHYFLLSIVSCYSLFPLLFENQEYLIKVMLLLTYVALMWVGFTSHFAANSDLEGKKVNRSGSTVKKNVIIGWIGLSYLLGIAVIELWSQVFHHHVFGDRLPFLPLIMVSFYCGLGMMYSWVWQLVHIVRHT comes from the exons ATGGCCTACACCACCTCGCCGTCGACGTcgacggcagcggcggtggcttgGGCCTTCGCTGCCGCCACCTGCGTGAAGCTCCTCCTCGTCCCCACCTACCGCTCCACCGACTTCGACGTTCACCGCTACTGGCTCGCCCTCACGCACGCGCTCCCCGCGCGGCAGTGGTACACCGACGCCTCCTCCCAGTGGACGCTCGACTACCCGCCCTTCTTCGCCTACTTCTCCCGCCTCCTCTCACTCCCCGCGCCGCTCGTCGACGCCACCCTCGTCTCAGTCCCTGTGCCCGACGCGCCGCCCTTCGCGCATCTCCTCTACCTCCGCCTCACTGTCGTTTTCTCCGACTTCCTCCTCCTCTGGTCCGTCCTCTTATTGGCTAGGGACGCGCGGCGGAAGCAGCGGCCGTTCCTCGCTCTCGCGCTCGTCCTATGGTCGCCGGCGCTGCTCGCTGTCGACCACGTCCACTTCCAGTATAATGGATTCCTCATGGGGCTGCTGCTGCTTTCTCTGCACTTCCTCGAGCAGGGGTGGGATCTTACCGGGGGAGTTGTGTTCGCATGCTTGCTGTGCTCGAAGCACCTGTTCCTCGTGGCAGCGCCTATGTACTTTATGTATTTGTTCCGGCATTATTGCTGTGGCCGGGGTGTCGTGAAGGGGCTGGGAAGGCTCGCGCTGATGGGCTCTGGAGTGGCTGTTGTTTTTGCTGCAGCATTTGCGCCCTTCGTGTACTATGGTCAG ATGCAACAACTAATTAACCGATTGTTTCCATTTGGACGAGGCCTATGCCATGCTTACTGGGCCCCAAACTTTTGGGTATTCTATATTATACTTGACAAGATTCTTGCATTTCTTCTTAGAAGACTAGGCTTTAACATTGCCATACCTGAAGCTTCATTTACTGGGGGGCTCGTTGGTGATTCATCTCCTTTTGCTGTTCTTCCGAAG GTCACCCCAATTGCTACATTCTTATTGGTCATTCTTGCCATGGCTCCTTGTCTTATCAAAGCATTCTCTAATCCTCAACCAAAGCATATTATTAGATGGGTCTCATATGCATGCACATGTGGGTTTATGTTTGGATGGCATGTACATGAGAAGGCATCACTTCATTTCACTATCCCACTTGCCCTAATTGCCATGGATAGCTTGAGCGATGCCAGGCATTACTTTTTGTTGTCCATAG TTTCATGCTACTCTCTATTCCCATTGCTGTTTGAGAACCAAGAGTACCTGATAAAGGTGATGCTGCTGCTGACCTACGTTGCCCTCATGTGGGTCGGTTTTACGTCTCATTTTGCTGCAAACTCTGATCTGGAAGGAAAGAAAGTAAATCGGTCAGGCAGCACAGTGAAGAAGAATGTCATCATTGGATGGATTGGTTTAAGCTACCTCTTGGGAATTGCAGTTATAGAGTTATGGTCTCAAGTATTTCACCATCATGTATTCGGCGATAGGCTCCCCTTCCTACCTCTCATAATGGTGTCATTCTATTGTGGCCTTGGAATGATGTACTCCTGGGTGTGGCAGCTTGTACATATAGTCAGACACACATGA